From the genome of Geoglobus ahangari, one region includes:
- the truD gene encoding tRNA pseudouridine(13) synthase TruD codes for MAEIERKVGIGRYITSTPGIGGRIKERDEDFRVEEVLDIRLSDSGRNLVIRVRKRNWDTLNFARVLSNLLEISRKRIGFAGTKDKRAVTIQHFTISNADEKILKRLEEVRLKDAEIEVLGWTNRRIDLGDLIGNRFTVVVEDAEHPDRIEGIADELREKGIPNFFGLQRFGTLRLITHEVGKLIVLKDYSEAFWTYVAKPSELEDEEVSKIREELWSERDPVLGLRELPKHLIYERTLLQKLREGKTELQALLSLPKTLKLMFIHAYQSYLFNLLLSRRIEEFGTLREIDVNDHSDFRAVKGKHVVSSEEFSKVSEFNIRRIRFLAGKGYAYLALPLPGYETELSGWSGKVLKEILDQEGVELQMFKGDYPEFSSRGSYRTAEIPFSFEEFRHDVVESRVVFEFFLPKGCFATSFLREFMKSEHPYFLQK; via the coding sequence TTGGCGGAGATTGAGAGAAAGGTCGGCATAGGGAGGTACATAACCTCAACCCCCGGGATTGGTGGAAGGATAAAGGAGAGGGACGAGGACTTCAGGGTAGAGGAGGTACTGGACATCAGGCTTTCTGATTCTGGCAGAAACCTCGTCATAAGGGTCAGGAAGAGGAACTGGGACACCCTCAATTTCGCGAGGGTGCTGTCCAACCTGCTGGAGATAAGCAGGAAGAGGATCGGCTTTGCGGGAACCAAGGACAAGAGAGCCGTGACGATCCAGCACTTCACCATCTCGAACGCTGATGAGAAGATTCTGAAGAGGCTTGAGGAGGTCAGGCTGAAGGACGCTGAGATCGAGGTTCTCGGGTGGACAAACAGGAGGATCGACCTCGGAGACCTGATCGGGAACAGGTTTACCGTGGTGGTGGAGGATGCGGAGCACCCGGATAGGATTGAGGGAATCGCGGACGAGCTCAGGGAGAAGGGCATTCCAAACTTCTTCGGCCTCCAGAGGTTCGGGACGCTCAGGCTGATAACTCACGAGGTGGGGAAGCTGATAGTCCTGAAGGACTACAGCGAAGCTTTCTGGACGTACGTGGCAAAGCCCTCAGAGCTCGAGGACGAGGAGGTCTCGAAGATCAGGGAAGAGCTGTGGAGCGAGAGAGACCCAGTCCTCGGACTAAGAGAGCTTCCAAAGCACCTCATATACGAGAGGACACTCCTGCAGAAGCTGAGGGAGGGGAAAACCGAGCTTCAGGCATTGCTATCGCTTCCAAAAACTCTCAAGCTCATGTTCATCCACGCCTACCAGTCCTACCTCTTCAACCTCCTGCTGTCCAGAAGAATCGAGGAGTTCGGGACTCTGAGGGAGATAGACGTAAACGACCACTCCGACTTCAGGGCTGTGAAGGGCAAGCATGTTGTGAGCTCCGAGGAGTTCTCAAAGGTGAGCGAGTTCAACATCAGGCGAATCAGATTTCTGGCAGGGAAGGGCTATGCGTACCTCGCACTGCCTCTCCCCGGATACGAGACCGAACTCTCAGGGTGGAGCGGAAAAGTGCTGAAGGAGATTCTCGATCAGGAGGGCGTGGAGCTTCAGATGTTCAAGGGCGATTATCCTGAGTTCTCCTCAAGGGGCAGCTACAGAACCGCTGAGATACCGTTCAGCTTTGAAGAGTTCAGGCACGATGTTGTGGAGAGCAGAGTTGTCTTCGAGTTCTTCCTACCCAAGGGGTGCTTCGCCACGTCATTCCTGCGGGAGTTCATGAAGTCAGAGCACCCCTACTTCCTCCAGAAATGA
- a CDS encoding energy-coupling factor ABC transporter ATP-binding protein, translating into MVGDALISGKNISYTYPDGTLGFSTLSLEISRGEKVALLGPNGCGKSTLMLVLSGLLKPTTGTVLIDGQRVEDVIDTIRRRVGFVFQDPDIFLFNPTVEDELKYALLQLGYSQRGIEERVSRYAREFGLESVLKKPPFRLSGGEKKRVEIASVLIYEPEILFLDEPTANVDGKTRRKVIEILREYEGTMVLSTHEMDIAEKLADRVVVMSLEKKIVYDGGKEVLEDRSFLEEVGVL; encoded by the coding sequence CTACACCTATCCAGACGGAACCCTCGGGTTCAGCACGCTCAGCTTGGAAATCAGCAGGGGAGAGAAGGTGGCCCTCCTCGGCCCCAATGGCTGCGGTAAATCAACGCTCATGCTCGTCCTCTCCGGGCTGCTGAAGCCAACAACTGGGACTGTTCTGATTGATGGGCAGAGAGTTGAGGACGTAATAGACACGATCCGCAGGAGGGTGGGGTTCGTCTTTCAGGATCCGGACATATTCCTGTTCAACCCCACGGTTGAGGATGAGCTGAAATACGCTCTCCTGCAGCTCGGGTATAGTCAGAGGGGGATCGAGGAGAGGGTCAGCAGGTATGCGAGAGAGTTTGGGCTTGAGAGCGTGCTGAAGAAGCCCCCCTTCAGGCTCAGCGGAGGGGAGAAGAAGAGGGTGGAGATCGCGAGCGTCCTGATCTACGAGCCCGAGATCCTCTTTCTCGACGAGCCAACAGCCAACGTGGATGGGAAGACGAGGAGGAAGGTGATAGAGATTCTGAGGGAGTATGAGGGGACGATGGTGCTCTCAACACACGAGATGGACATCGCCGAAAAGCTCGCCGACAGGGTTGTGGTAATGAGCCTCGAGAAGAAAATCGTCTATGACGGGGGCAAGGAGGTTCTCGAGGACAGGTCATTTCTGGAGGAAGTAGGGGTGCTCTGA